The sequence below is a genomic window from Streptomyces sudanensis.
CCGCGTCGTTGGTCGAGCGGCCGTGCGCCTTCACGAACTCCAGCGCCATCTGTTCGACGCTCGCGGTCTCGGTCTCGTCCACGTTCAGCAGGCCGTCCGTCACGGTCTGCCAGTCGATGACGAGCCAGGTGTTCGCCTCGAACCGGAAGAAGTACTCGGCCGGGTCGAGGGTGATCTTGTTGCCGTCCATGGTGATACCGGGCAGGCGGTTCCAGCGAGGGTCGAACGCGTCGGGCAGTTCGACCGTGATCGTCGCGGTGTCGACGGTGGTCACCTGAGTCTCCGTTCCGGGCGGGGCGCAGCTTCGACTACGCCTGTCGGCTTGGCTGGCCACGCGGGGCGGAAGGGTCCTGCTCGTCGCCCCGCGTGGCACGACCCTGAGTCAACAGGTGTGCGCTGGCCGTGAACATGGAAGGAGCCTGGCGGTACCTTGAAACCCTTGAAACCAAGCCCAGGGGGGTGGCTTCATGGCATCACGCGCACGTACTCCGAACCACAAGCTGGCAGCCCTCTACGCCGAGACCCACTGGAACCTGGGCGAGTTCGCGCGTGCGGTCAACCGAGTCGGAACGGAGACCGGTCGGCGGTTGAAGTACGACGAGTCCGCCGTGTCCCACTGGTTATCCGGCACACGCCCCATGGCCAAGTACCGCCCCGTCGTGCTGGAGGCCCTCAGCCGGAAGCTCGGCAGGCAGGTCACCGCGTTCGAGGCAGGCTTTGCCGATCAGCCCGACATCGAGCCCGAGGCGACGGATACCGTTGCAGGACTGATCGATCTCGGGAGCATGGACATGGACCCATCTCGGAGGGGAGTGCTCGCAGGGGGCCTGTACTCGGTCGCCCTGACCATCCCCGGTTGGCCCGACGTACTGTCACGCTTCGAACGGATCAAGACCAACCCGCACACCCGGATCGGCATGGCCGAGGTCGAGTCCGTCATCGCCATGACTGAACGGATCAGCGAACTGGATGACCAGTTCGGCGGGCGTACCGCCCGGCCCATGGCCGCCGCGTTCATGGTGAACAACATCGCCCCGTACCTCCAAGCCACGGCCAGCGATTCCGTACGCAAGGCCATGCTCTCGGCCGCCGCTGATCACCTCTACCTGACCGGGTACATGGCCGTTGACGAGCGCCTGGACATGCTCGGCCAGAGCTACTACATGAAGGCCCTTGAGCTGGCCGGCGCAGCCGGAGACCACCTCACCTACTGCACGACGCTGCGCGGTATGAGCGTCCAAGCCGTCGAGCTTGGGCATGGCGCAGCGGCCTTGCGATACGCCAACGCAGCGTCGGCCGCCTCCCCCGAGGCCGGTCCGAGGATGCGGGCGTTCCTTGCCGGACAGCAGGCACACGCAGCCGCGCAGACAGGCGACCGGCGCGGGGCGTGGGCCATGCTCCGTGAGGCGGAGGTGGCCATGGAGAAGGCGGAGGCCAAGGCCAAGGCTCACGGCTCTTACGACCCCGCGTCCCTGAGCTACCACGTCTCACAGGTCAGCTACGAACTCGGCGACCGTGAGGGTGCCATCCGTGCTCTCGAACAGTCCGAGAAGGTCAGGCCCACCGTGTACCGGCGCGCCAGGGTTCGGCACCGATCGATGCTGGCCGAGTGGAAGCTGGAGGCTGGTCGGCTGGAGGAAGCTGTCCAGACCTGGCACCTGGCACTCGACGACTACCCCCACGTTCAGTCGGGTCGGGCCGACGACCGCTTCCGCGCGATGCTCTCCGCCCTCCGCCCACACGCGCGAAACCCTCACGTCCGCGAGCTGTCCGAGCGCGCCCGTCCGTTGGCCACCGCACGCCGGATCTGAGGTGCGCCCCGGACGAGGCCGTACGCGGGCCTGTGCGGCTCTGAGAGGGCCGAGCCCCAGCCCCGAGTCCGGCAAGGGCGTAGAGCCCCGCAGAGGCGCGGCGAGGGGCGTCCGGCCCGTCGATACCGGACGCCGCTCGTCGTGTGCCTACACCCACTCCACAGCGGAGGCGATGCTCGGATCTCGCCGAGGAGCAGGGAGCGGCGTACGCCGCGAGGGGCGGGAAGCCTGCTCACGCTCCTTCGCTCCAAGCCCACGGAGGATCTCGGCACGCTCCGCCTCGGTCATTCCAGCGAGCGTCTCAGCCATCCGCCGGACGGCATCGCCGCTGGTCACGACCCCTTCTTGACCGTAAGTGGGAGCAGCTTCTTACCGCTGTTGCTCAGTTGTGGCCATGTATCAAATTGGGGGCAGACGCCGCAGTCGAAGCAGGGCGTCCAGCGGCAGTCCTCGACCTCGGTCTCGTCGAGGGCGTCCTGCCAGTCCTCCCACAACCAGTCCTTGTCCAGACCGGAGTCCAGGTGGTCCCAGGGCAGGACCTCCTCGTAGGTGCGCTCGCGCGTCGTGTACCAGTCGACGTCGACGCCGTAGTGCGGCAGCGTCTTCGCGGCGCACTCCATCCAGCGGTCGTAGCTGAAGTGCTCGCGCCAGCCGTCGAAGCGGCCGCCGTCCTCGTACACGGCGCGGATGACGGCGCCGACGCGGCGGTCGCCGCGCGACAGGAGGCCCTCGACGATGCCGGGCTTGCCGTCGTGGTAGCGGAAGCCGATCGAGCGGCCGTACTTCCTGTCGCCGCGGATCTTGTCGCGGAGCTTCTCCAGGCGGGCGTCGGTCTCCTCGGCGGAGAGCTGCGGAGCCCACTGGAACGGCGTGTGCGGCTTGGGCACGAACCCGCCGATGGAGACCGTGCAGCGGATGTCGTTGGACTTGGAGACCTCGCGGCCCTTGGCGATGACGTTCGCCGCCATGTCGGCGATCTGGAGGACGTCGTCGTCGGTCTCGGTGGGGAGGCCGCACATGAAGTACAGCTTCACCTGGCGCCAGCCGTTGCCGTACGCGGTGGCGACCGTGCGGATCAGGTCCTCCTCCGAGACCATCTTGTTGATGACCTTGCGCATGCGCTCGGAGCCGCCCTCGGGGGCGAAGGTGAGGCCGGAGCGGCGGCCGTTGCGGGTCAGTTCGTTGGCCAGGTCCACGTTGAACGCGTCGACGCGGGTCGAGGGGAGGGACAGGCCGATCTTGTCGTCCTCGTAGCGGTCCGCGAGGCCCTTGGCGATGTCGCCGATCTCGGAGTGGTCGGCCGAGGAGAGCGAGAGCAGGCCGACCTCCTCGAAGCCGGTCGCCTTCAGGCCCTTGTCCACCATCTCGCCGATGCCGGTGATGCTTCGCTCCCGCACGGGGCGCGTGATCATGCCGGCCTGGCAGAAGCGGCAGCCGCGGGTGCAGCCGCGGAAGATCTCGACGGACATCCGCTCGTGGACCGTCTCGGCGAGCGGGACGAGCGGCTGCTTGGGGTACGGCCACTCGTCGAGGTCCATGACGGTGTGCTTGGACACGCGCCACGGCACGCCGGAGCGGTTGGGCACGACGCGGCCGATGCGGCCGTCCGGCAGGTACTCCACGTCGTAGAAGCGCGGGACGTACACGCCGCCGGTCCTCGCCAGGCGGAAGAGGACCTCCTCGCGGCCGCCGGGGCGGCCCTCGGCCTTCCAGGCGCGGATGATGTCGGTGATCTCCAGCACGGCCTGCTCGCCGTCGCCGATCACCGCGGCGTCGACGAAGTCCGCGATCGGCTCGGGGTTGAACGCGGCGTGCCCGCCGGCGAGGACGATCGGGTGGTCGACGTCGCGGTCCTTCGCCTCCAGCGGGATGCCGGCGAGGTCGAGCGCGGTGAGCATGTTGGTGTAGCCCAGCTCGGTGGAGAAGCTGAGGCCGAAGACGTCGAACGCGCCGACGGGGCGGTGGCTGTCGACGGTGAACTGGGGCACGCCGTTCTCGCGCATCAGCTTCTCGAGGTCCGGCCACACGCTGTAGGTGCGCTCGGCGAGGACGCCCTCGCGTTCGTTCAGCACCTCGTAGAGGATCATGACGCCCTGGTTGGGCAGGCCGACCTCGTACGCGTCGGGGTACATCAGGGCCCAGCGGACGTCGCAGCTCTCCCAGGGCTTGACCGTGGAGTTGAGCTCGCCGCCGACGTACTGGATCGGCTTCTGCACATGCGGGAGCAGAGCTTCGAGCTGTGGGAAGACCGACTCAGGCATTTCGGGGAACCTTCGTGAGCTGATGGGGGCGACTCTCAAGCGTAACGCGCCCCGAGTCGCCCCCCGGCACGGCGAACGGCTCAGCCGCGCGGGTCCCGCACGCCCGCCCACACGTGCGGCAGCTCGCGTTCGCGGGCGGCGGCCCTGGCCTCCTCGCGGCCGTGGAGCAGCCCCCAGGTGAAGGACGACTCGCCCGCGCCGTTCGCCTGGACGGCGAGCTGCCGGAGCGCCTCGCGGGCGACGACGCTGTCCTGGTGGTCGCCGAGGAGCTGCTGGACGGCCTTCATGTCCTTGACGAGGCGCCGGGCGGGCCTGCCGAGGACGGGGGCGGCGAGTTCGGCGGTGTAGCGGGCGCGTTTGGCGGCCTTCCGCGTCTCGTGGAGGGCGGTGTCCCGGTGGTGGCCGGGGTCGAGCGCCAGGGCGTGTTCGAGGCGGGCCGCCACCCGCGCGTGGTCCTTCGCGACCGTTTTGGCCAGGACCTTCTCCGGGGCCTTCGCGGCGGCGGGGCGCAGCGGCGGGTCGGCGAGGAGGGCGTCCAGGGCGTCGAGGAGGGCGAGGTAGCGGTCGCCGTCGAGGACCTCCAGGAGGCGGTCGCGCGAGCCGGCCCGGCGGGCGGCGGACCAGCGGCGGAGGCGGGCGTGCACGGGGCCGAGCCGGAGGGTGCGCGGGACGGTTTCGAGGGCGGTGTGGAGGCGTTCGTCGAGTACCTCCCGGTCGCGGTCGACGCCCAGTTCCGCGGCGAGCCACTTCAGCTCGGCGGCGACGGGGGCGGTGGCCTCCCGGTCGAGGACCGTGCGGAGGCTGCGGAAGGCGCTGCGCAGGCGGCGGGTGGCGACGCGCATCCGGTGGACGGCGTCGGGCTGGTCGCGGCGCAGGCCGATGTCGTGGACGAGGAGGGCTTCGGTGTGCTTCCGCAGGTAGGCGAGGGCGTGGTCGCCTGCCGTGTGGTGCGGGGAGGGGCGGGCCGNGGGGGCGGGGTGCCGGTCTCCTCCAGGGCGCGGGCGAGTTTCGACGGGGACGCGGCGGGGCGGATGCCGGCCTTGCGGAGGCGTTTGTCGACGGCGTCCAGCAGGGCGGGGTCGGTGCCGTCGGCGAGTTCCACCTCGATCTCGGTCCAGTGGGCGGTGCCGCCGTCGCCGGTGAGGCGTTCGGCGCGGACGGTGTCGGTGCTCAGTTCGGCGAGGAGGGCGCCGTCGCCGTCGAGGAGGTGGCGTACGTCGCGGGAGGAGCGCAGCCGTACGGCGGGGGCGAGGGTGTCGCCGCGGGTGAGGGCGCGGACGAGCGCGGCGAGGGCGGGTGGCACGTCGCCGCCGAGGGGGGCGTGGATCTCGTCGCGGACGCCGGGGGCGACGGGCAGTTTGAGGTGCCAGCCCGCGTCGCCCCCGGTGCGGCGGCGCAGGGTGACGGAGTGGGCGGCGAGGCGCAGGCCGGGGGTGTCGTAGTAGACGGCGTCGAGGTCCGCGGTGCCGGTGTCGACGACGCGGGACACCCCGCGGACCCGGGTGAGGTCCGGCACCCGGGTGTCGGTGGTGGCTTCGTACTTTCGCTCTATCTCACGTTTCGTGTCCGCCATACACCGAATGTAGTCCAGGGTGCCGCCCGGCCGTCGTGCGTTCAGGCCGCTATGGGCCGCTGGGAGCGGATGGACTGGAGGAGGCCGACGGCGATCCACACGGCGAACATGGACGAGCCGCCGTAGGAGACGAACGGCAGGGGGAGGCCGGCGACGGGCATGATGCCGAGGGTCATGCCGATGTTCTCGAAGGACTGGAAGGCGAACCAGGCGATGATGCCGGCGGCGACGATCGTGCCGTACAGCTCGGTGGTCTCCCGGGCGATGCGGCAGGCGCGCCACATGACGAGACCGAGCAGGGCGATGATCGTGCCGGCGCCGAGGAAGCCGAGTTCCTCGCCGGCGACGGTGAAGATGAAGTCGGTCTGCTGTTCGGGGACGAACTGGCCGGTGGTCTGGTGGCCGTTGAAGAGCCCGGCTCCGTACAGGCCGCCGGATCCGATGGCGATGCGGGCCTGGTTGGTGTTGTAGCCGACGCCCGAGGGGTCGAGTTCGGGGTTGGCGAACGCGGCGAAGCGGTTGATCTGGTACTCGTCGAGGACGCCGAGGACGGCGACGAGGACCGCTCCGGCGATGCCCGCGCCGATCAGGCCGAGGACCCACCGGTTGGAGGCGCCGGAGGCGAGGAGGACGCCGAGGACGATCACGACCATGACCATCACGGAGCCGAGGTCGGGCATCAGCATGACGATGGCCATGGGGACGACGGCGAGGAGCAGGGACTTGGCGACGGTGCGGTGGTCGGGGTGGAGCTGGTCCCCGGCGTCGACGCGGGCCGCGAGGAGCATCGCCATCCCGAGGATGATCGTGACCTTCACGAACTCGGACGGCTGGAGGGAGAAGCCGCCGCCGAGGACGATCCAGGCGTGGGCGCCGTTGATGGTGGCGCCCAGCGGGGTGAGGACGAGCAGGACGAGGACGACGGAGACGCCGTACAGGACGGGCACCGCGCCGCGCAGGGTGCGGTGCCCGAGCCAGATCGTGCCGACCATCAGGGCGACGCCGATGCCCGTGTTGAGCAGGTGCTTGAAGAGGAACGAGTACGGGTCGCCCTGGTTGAGCTCGGTGCGGTTGCGGGTGGCGGACCACACGAGGAGCGCGCCGACGAGGGACAGGGCCAGTGCCGCGAGCATCAGGGGCCAGTCGAGGCGGCGCACCAGGGAGTCGCGGGCGGTGAGCCTGGCCCACAGGCCGCCCGGCTCGGGCCCGTAGCGGGGGACGGAGAAGTCGTTGTTTCCGGGCATGGTGGTCGGTCAGTCCCTCCAGACCGGTGGCGGACCCGCGAGGCCCGGTTGTCCGTCGCCCTGTCCCGTGCCGTCCTTGGGCTTCTGCGACTCGGGGTCGTACGGCTTGATCGGCGGCGCCTCGATGGTGCCGTCGGGCTGGATCTTCGGCAGGTCCTTCTGCGGCTTGGGCAGGAGGGCCCGCTTGAGGTCCTGGTTGCCCGCGTCGTCGAGGCCGTAGAGGGCGTCGTAGATGTTGCGGACCGCGGGGCCGGAGGCGCCGGAGCCGGTGCCGCCCTGGGAGATCGTCATGACGATGGTGTAGTCGTCGGTGTAGGTGGCGAACCACGAGGTGGTCTGCTTGCCGTAGACCTGCGCGGTGCCGGTCTTGGCCCGCATCGGGATCTTGTCCTGCGGCCATCCGCCGAACCGCCAGGCGGCGGTGCCGCCGGGTTCGACGACGGAGCGCAGGCCCTTGTCGAGGTCGCTGATGGTCTGCGCGTCGACCGGCAGCCTGCCGCGGGCCTTGGGCTTGATCTCCTGGACCTTCTTGCCGTCGGGGCTGATCAGGGCCTTGCCGATGGTCGGTGCGAAGAGGGTGCCGCCGTTGCTGATGGCGGCGTAGGCGGTGGCCAGCTGAATCGGGGTGATGAGGACGTCGCCCTGGCCGATGGCGAAGTTGATGCTGTCGAACGCCTTCAGCTGGTTGCCTTCGAGGCAGTTCTCGTAGGCGATCTGCTCGACGTAGCTGCCGCCCTTCTTGCCCTGCTTGCACCAGGAGTCCTTGTTGGCCTCCCAGAACCGCTGCTTCCACCGGCGGTCGGGGACGCGGCCGCTGACCTCGTTCGGCAGGTCGATGCCGGTCTCGGAGCCGAACCCGAAGTCGTGGGCGGTCCGGTAGAACCAGTCGTGGGCGTCCTTGTCCGGCTTGAGGCCGCCGTCGCGCTGCCACTCCTTGTGGCCGAGGGCGTAGAAGACGGTGTTGCAGGAGTACTTGAGGGCGTCGCCGAGGGTGATGGGGCCGTGCCCCTTGGACTCGAAGTTCGCGAAGCTGCGGCCGCCGAGGCTGTAGGAGGCGCTGCAGTTGTAGCGGTCGTCGAAGGGGTAGCCGGCCCGGACGGCCGCGCTCGCCGAGACCACCTTGAAGACGGAGCCGGCGGGCGACTGGCCCTGGATGGCCCGGTTGAGCAGCGGGTAGTTGGAGCCCTTGCCGGTGAGCCTGGCGTACTCCTTGCCGGAGATGCCGCCGACCCAGACGTTGGGGTCGTAGTCGGGCTGGGAGGCCATCGCGACGACGCGGCCGGTCTTGGACTCCATGACGACGACGGCGCCCGCGTCCGCCTTGTAGGGGCGGCCGGTGATCTTGTCGGTCTCCTTGCGGACGTTCTTCATCGCCTGGTGCAGCTCGTACTCGGCGACGGCCTGGACGCGGGCGTCTATGGAGGTGACGAGGGTGGAGCCGGGGACGGTCGGGTCGTTCTCCGCCTGGCCGATGACGCGGCCGAGGTTGTCGACCTCGTAGCGGGTGACGCCGGCCTTGCCGCGCAGGTACCTGTCGTAGGTGCGTTCGATGCCGGAGCGGCCGATCTGGTCGGAGCGGAGGAACGGCGAGTCGGTGTCCTTGGCCTTCTCGATCTCCTCGTCGGTGACGGGCGAGAGGTAGCCGAGGACCTGCGCGGTGCGGGCCTTGCCGGGGGCCGGGTAGCGGCGTACGGCGGTGGGTTCGGCGGTGATGCCGGGGAAGTCCTCGGCCCGTTCGCGGATCTGCAGGGCCTGCTGGGTGGTGGCCTCGTCGGTGACGGGGATCGGCTGGTAGGGGGAGCCGTTCCAGCAGGGCTGCGGGGTCTTGGAGTCGCAGAGGCGGACCTTGTCCATGACCTCCTTGGGCGTCATGCCGAGGACGCCGGCGAGGCGGGTGAGGACGCCCCTGCCGCGGTCCTTCATGCGCATGAGCTCGGTGCGGGAGGCCGAGACGACGAGGCGGGTCTCGTTGTCGGCGAGGGGCACGCCGCGCGCGTCGAGGATGGCGCCGCGGACGGCGGGCTGGACGACCTGCTGGACGTGGTTGCTCCTCGCCTCGTCGGAGTACTCCTCGCCGTTGCGGATCTGGAGGTACCAGAGGCGGCCGAGGAGGGTGAGGAGGAGGGAGAAGACGAGGACCTGGATGACGATGAGGCGGATCTGGACGCGCGGGGTCCGGCCCGTCTCGGGAATGTTGCTCACGACTCCCTCCCCTGGGTGTCTCGGTTCCCTCGTGCGGTGTGCCGTTCTCGTCGGGGTCGGGCCGGCCTCACGGGCGCTTGACCCCCCTGATGCGGGCGGCGCGGGCGGCCCTGCCGCGGGCGGCGCGGGCGCGCAGGCCGCCGCGCCGGTCGCCGAGGCTCAGGCCGGTGCCGCCGACCATCCAGCCCGTGGTGACGTCGCCGCCGCCGGCGGGCTCGGCGAGCGGGTCGTTGTCGGCCCGCCGGGCCAGCGCCATGATCCACGGCAGGGTGAACGGCGTGAGCAGCAGGTCGTAGACGACGGCGGTGAGGATCAGCGAGACGAGGCCCACGTGGCGGGCTCCGGTGTCGCCGACGAG
It includes:
- the rodA gene encoding rod shape-determining protein RodA — its product is MPGNNDFSVPRYGPEPGGLWARLTARDSLVRRLDWPLMLAALALSLVGALLVWSATRNRTELNQGDPYSFLFKHLLNTGIGVALMVGTIWLGHRTLRGAVPVLYGVSVVLVLLVLTPLGATINGAHAWIVLGGGFSLQPSEFVKVTIILGMAMLLAARVDAGDQLHPDHRTVAKSLLLAVVPMAIVMLMPDLGSVMVMVVIVLGVLLASGASNRWVLGLIGAGIAGAVLVAVLGVLDEYQINRFAAFANPELDPSGVGYNTNQARIAIGSGGLYGAGLFNGHQTTGQFVPEQQTDFIFTVAGEELGFLGAGTIIALLGLVMWRACRIARETTELYGTIVAAGIIAWFAFQSFENIGMTLGIMPVAGLPLPFVSYGGSSMFAVWIAVGLLQSIRSQRPIAA
- a CDS encoding CHAD domain-containing protein, producing ARPSPHHTAGDHALAYLRKHTEALLVHDIGLRRDQPDAVHRMRVATRRLRSAFRSLRTVLDREATAPVAAELKWLAAELGVDRDREVLDERLHTALETVPRTLRLGPVHARLRRWSAARRAGSRDRLLEVLDGDRYLALLDALDALLADPPLRPAAAKAPEKVLAKTVAKDHARVAARLEHALALDPGHHRDTALHETRKAAKRARYTAELAAPVLGRPARRLVKDMKAVQQLLGDHQDSVVAREALRQLAVQANGAGESSFTWGLLHGREEARAAARERELPHVWAGVRDPRG
- a CDS encoding TIGR03960 family B12-binding radical SAM protein, which translates into the protein MPESVFPQLEALLPHVQKPIQYVGGELNSTVKPWESCDVRWALMYPDAYEVGLPNQGVMILYEVLNEREGVLAERTYSVWPDLEKLMRENGVPQFTVDSHRPVGAFDVFGLSFSTELGYTNMLTALDLAGIPLEAKDRDVDHPIVLAGGHAAFNPEPIADFVDAAVIGDGEQAVLEITDIIRAWKAEGRPGGREEVLFRLARTGGVYVPRFYDVEYLPDGRIGRVVPNRSGVPWRVSKHTVMDLDEWPYPKQPLVPLAETVHERMSVEIFRGCTRGCRFCQAGMITRPVRERSITGIGEMVDKGLKATGFEEVGLLSLSSADHSEIGDIAKGLADRYEDDKIGLSLPSTRVDAFNVDLANELTRNGRRSGLTFAPEGGSERMRKVINKMVSEEDLIRTVATAYGNGWRQVKLYFMCGLPTETDDDVLQIADMAANVIAKGREVSKSNDIRCTVSIGGFVPKPHTPFQWAPQLSAEETDARLEKLRDKIRGDRKYGRSIGFRYHDGKPGIVEGLLSRGDRRVGAVIRAVYEDGGRFDGWREHFSYDRWMECAAKTLPHYGVDVDWYTTRERTYEEVLPWDHLDSGLDKDWLWEDWQDALDETEVEDCRWTPCFDCGVCPQFDTWPQLSNSGKKLLPLTVKKGS
- the mrdA gene encoding penicillin-binding protein 2, whose protein sequence is MSNIPETGRTPRVQIRLIVIQVLVFSLLLTLLGRLWYLQIRNGEEYSDEARSNHVQQVVQPAVRGAILDARGVPLADNETRLVVSASRTELMRMKDRGRGVLTRLAGVLGMTPKEVMDKVRLCDSKTPQPCWNGSPYQPIPVTDEATTQQALQIRERAEDFPGITAEPTAVRRYPAPGKARTAQVLGYLSPVTDEEIEKAKDTDSPFLRSDQIGRSGIERTYDRYLRGKAGVTRYEVDNLGRVIGQAENDPTVPGSTLVTSIDARVQAVAEYELHQAMKNVRKETDKITGRPYKADAGAVVVMESKTGRVVAMASQPDYDPNVWVGGISGKEYARLTGKGSNYPLLNRAIQGQSPAGSVFKVVSASAAVRAGYPFDDRYNCSASYSLGGRSFANFESKGHGPITLGDALKYSCNTVFYALGHKEWQRDGGLKPDKDAHDWFYRTAHDFGFGSETGIDLPNEVSGRVPDRRWKQRFWEANKDSWCKQGKKGGSYVEQIAYENCLEGNQLKAFDSINFAIGQGDVLITPIQLATAYAAISNGGTLFAPTIGKALISPDGKKVQEIKPKARGRLPVDAQTISDLDKGLRSVVEPGGTAAWRFGGWPQDKIPMRAKTGTAQVYGKQTTSWFATYTDDYTIVMTISQGGTGSGASGPAVRNIYDALYGLDDAGNQDLKRALLPKPQKDLPKIQPDGTIEAPPIKPYDPESQKPKDGTGQGDGQPGLAGPPPVWRD
- a CDS encoding transcriptional regulator produces the protein MASRARTPNHKLAALYAETHWNLGEFARAVNRVGTETGRRLKYDESAVSHWLSGTRPMAKYRPVVLEALSRKLGRQVTAFEAGFADQPDIEPEATDTVAGLIDLGSMDMDPSRRGVLAGGLYSVALTIPGWPDVLSRFERIKTNPHTRIGMAEVESVIAMTERISELDDQFGGRTARPMAAAFMVNNIAPYLQATASDSVRKAMLSAAADHLYLTGYMAVDERLDMLGQSYYMKALELAGAAGDHLTYCTTLRGMSVQAVELGHGAAALRYANAASAASPEAGPRMRAFLAGQQAHAAAQTGDRRGAWAMLREAEVAMEKAEAKAKAHGSYDPASLSYHVSQVSYELGDREGAIRALEQSEKVRPTVYRRARVRHRSMLAEWKLEAGRLEEAVQTWHLALDDYPHVQSGRADDRFRAMLSALRPHARNPHVRELSERARPLATARRI